The Emys orbicularis isolate rEmyOrb1 chromosome 4, rEmyOrb1.hap1, whole genome shotgun sequence genomic sequence CCTCCTTCTTTCCATCCTTATGTATGGCTGCCTGGGTGCTGTGGCCTGGTGTCAGCTAGCCCGAGTCACCAAGCTCAGCTTTGATAGCTCCTTCAAAGGCAAGTCTATGATCTACCACGATAGCCCGTGCTCTGATGGCTATGTCTACATCCCCCTAGCCTTCCTCACCATGCTGTACGTGGCCTACCTGGTGGAGTGTTGGCACTGCCATGCCAAAAGCGAACTCCAGTACAAGGCAGATGTGGACAGTGTCTATGACCGTATCAACCGCATGCAGCAAGCCACTCCCTGTATCTGGTGGAAGGCCATCAGCTACCACTTTGTGCGACGCACCCGGCAGGTGACCCGATACCGCAATGGTGATGCCTATACCACCACGCAGGTCTACCATGAGCGGGTCAACACACATGTGGCTGAAGCTGAGTTTGACTACTCTCACTGTGGATTCAAGGACATCTCCAAGGAGCTGCTAGGCCTAGAATGCTACACAGCCACGAAGCTGAAGTTCACCAAGTGCTTCAGCTTTGCCAACACAGAGTCAGAGAACTCCTACCTGACCCAGAGGACTCACTTTTTCACAGAGATTGAGGGGCTGGATGACTACATGGAGGTCAGGGAAGGCATGCAGCTCAAAAACATAGACTTCAAAGAGCTTATGATGGCCTATGGGGACCCAGAGCATCTCCCATGGTACGTGTCCCACTATACTTTCTGGGTGGCAGCTGTCTTGATGATTTCCTGGCCACTGCGGGTGCTCATAGAGTATCGGACTGCGTACGTGCACTACCATGTTGAGAAGCTCCTAGGCCTAGAGTACACAG encodes the following:
- the LOC135878731 gene encoding transmembrane protein 151B-like translates to MSSEVETEPAAETTSSSPEGRTAAPADVREEQRPVKQSLSASMCRESHWKCLLLSILMYGCLGAVAWCQLARVTKLSFDSSFKGKSMIYHDSPCSDGYVYIPLAFLTMLYVAYLVECWHCHAKSELQYKADVDSVYDRINRMQQATPCIWWKAISYHFVRRTRQVTRYRNGDAYTTTQVYHERVNTHVAEAEFDYSHCGFKDISKELLGLECYTATKLKFTKCFSFANTESENSYLTQRTHFFTEIEGLDDYMEVREGMQLKNIDFKELMMAYGDPEHLPWYVSHYTFWVAAVLMISWPLRVLIEYRTAYVHYHVEKLLGLEYTVPGIAEEPLYRYRMPRDNTQDNTELEWHICTNRQLIPSYSEAMLLDLTDSPEYNGYSMCGYSEIAHGCERCNQASSNSSIFSRYAFHSGSGNSRLSLNTSRFSLCRVHGSHRTGLGRSCSSSIADRGCQDEQCCSYSSQLAINENPPTYQDARFFPVLIVHRPEGHEGRRFYIRRSSCLETSL